In Zingiber officinale cultivar Zhangliang chromosome 11B, Zo_v1.1, whole genome shotgun sequence, a single window of DNA contains:
- the LOC122035328 gene encoding oligopeptide transporter 5-like, with protein MTMLTTDDPSQPCLTIRTWILGAVSCVLLSFVNQFFNYRTNQISVNSIFVQILALPVGRWMARVLPPTIIRIPLLDWSFSLNPGPFNMKEHVVTVIIANSGTGGIYAVHIITILKAFYHRGINVMAAILLTQTTQLLGFGWAGLFRKYLVDSPYMWWPGTLVVASLFRALNEEERRVKGGVTRLQFFLICMICSFSYYIVPNYFFPAISSISILCLIWKDSIPIHQIGSGMRGLGVDAIGFDWAIASMIGSPIAAPTYVFCNVLAGYVILVYILLPLCYWSNLYDARRFTFLSSHLESIASLASSVIANASYFGTAWWLLSDVPHICETNLLPKGSPWTCPSDTVFFSSSVIWGVVGPRRMFGPDSIYSGLNYFFLLGLFAPATVYLFHRLFLEKKWIRLINFPVIFAAAGYIPLVKTVNFNCWFIVGFVFNYWVLKHHKQWWGRYAYVLSAALDAGTSFMAVIAFFTLGNYNINSVNWWGGVTDDYCQLAKCPTELGAYIPKGCPELQ; from the exons ATGACGATGCTGACGACCGACGACCCATCGCAGCCGTGCTTGACGATCCGAACATGGATCCTTGGTGCCGTCAGCTGCGTCCTCCTCTCCTTCGTCAACCAGTTCTTCAATTATCGGACCAACCAGATCTCCGTCAACTCCATCTTCGTCCAGATCCTGGCGCTGCCCGTGGGCCGCTGGATGGCCCGCGTCCTCCCTCCGACTATCATCAGGATTCCCCTCCTCGACTGGTCCTTCTCCCTCAACCCCGGCCCCTTCAACATGAAGGAGCACGTCGTCACCGTCATCATTGCCAACTCCGGCACCGGCGGCATTTACGCCGTCCACATCATCACCATCCTCAAGGCCTTCTACCACCGCGGCATCAACGTCATGGCCGCCATCCTCCTCACACAAACCACTCAA TTGTTAGGATTTGGATGGGCTGGATTGTTCAGAAAATACTTGGTGGATTCCCCTTACATGTGGTGGCCTGGCACTTTAGTAGTAGCATCTTTGTTCAG agcactgaacgaGGAAGAACGGCGGGTAAAGGGCGGCGTGACGCGGCTCCAGTTCTTCCTCATTTGCATGATCTGCAGCTTCTCCTACTACATCGTCCCCAACTACTTCTTCCCGGCCATCAGCTCCATCTCGATCCTCTGCCTCATTTGGAAGGACTCCATCCCCATCCACCAGATCGGCTCCGGCATGCGCGGCCTCGGCGTAGACGCCATCGGCTTCGACTGGGCCATCGCCTCCATGATCGGCAGCCCCATAGCGGCCCCCACCTATGTGTTCTGCAACGTCCTCGCAGGCTACGTCATCCTCGTCTACATCCTCCTGCCCCTCTGCTACTGGTCCAACCTCTACGACGCCCGCCGCTTCACCTTCCTCTCCTCCCACCTAGAGTCGATTGCTTCG TTAGCGAGTTCGGTGATCGCCAACGCGAGCTACTTCGGCACAGCGTGGTGGTTGCTCTCCGACGTCCCCCACATTTGTGAGACCAACTTGCTGCCGAAGGGCTCCCCGTGGACGTGCCCTAGCGACACTGTGTTCTTCAGCTCCTCTGTTATATGGGGCGTGGTTGGGCCTCGTCGGATGTTCGGCCCCGACTCCATCTACTCTGGCCTtaactacttcttcctccttggccTCTTCGCCCCCGCCACCGTCTACCTCTTCCACCGTCTCTTCCTGGAGAAGAAATGGATTCGACTCATCAACTTCCCCGTCATCTTCGCGGCCGCCGGCTACATTCCCCTAGTCAAGACCGTTAACTTCAACTGTTGGTTCATTGTCGGCTTTGTCTTCAACTATTGGGTGCTCAAGCACCACAAGCAGTGGTGGGGCCGCTACGCCTATGTGCTGTCTGCTGCCCTCGACGCCGGCACAAGCTTCATGGCCGTCATCGCCTTCTTCACCCTCGGCAACTATAATATCAACTCCGTCAATTGGTGGGGAGGCGTCACCGATGACTACTGCCAGCTCGCTAAATGCCCTACCGAGCTCGGTGCCTACATCCCCAAGGGTTGTCCTGAACTCCAATGA
- the LOC122035329 gene encoding zinc finger MYM-type protein 1-like: MHNWRKAMEVFYTHVGGVASAHNDARTQLEAFQNQRQSVSHLLQARGHGMEVAYRTRLMTILDVTRFLLKQGLPFHGHDESLSSSNKGNFLELIEWYTQRNDEVAKTMNENAPGNNQMKSPTVQKDLTRACAAEVTNFILNDIKDNIFSLMVDECRDILVKEHMGVILRYVNKNGCVIERFLAIVHVSDTSAISLKKAIDELFAKHKLSLSRLRGQGYDRASNMRGEYNGLKAHILKENSSASCKSNRIVSDFFQYVTMIVNITGASCKRKDKFRQLEHDKLVECLEKGDIVSVLENVYDDDTNDDNNGITASLIDNMESYEFVFVMHLMKSLLGITNELSLALQQKDQNIVLAISLIKTMTVRLQKLREEGWENLLNVVNKFCSNHMIPIPNMEEHMRTRCRSRRNGQMITNFHHYRVEIFCEVLDMMVQEMNNRFSESSTEVLTCIACLDPNDSFSQFNIGKLLRLAELYPEDFSLTDCVILEDQLETYFQNVRGEFSMIEDLGSLAKKMVETGKNTVFSLVYRLIELALVLPVATASVERVFSAMKIIKIDLRNRMGDEWMNASLVVHIEKDIFSTIKNEQILQHFQQMNTRRI, encoded by the exons ATGCATAATTGGAGAAAAGCAATGGAAGTATTTTATACACATGTTGGTGGTGTAGCTAGTGCTCACAATGATGCAAGAACACAACTTGAGGCTTTTCAAAATCAACGACAAAGTGTGTCACATTTGCTACAAGCACGGGGGCATGGAATGGAGGTTGCATATCGCACTCGATTAATGACAATTTTGGATGTTACACGCTTTCTTTTGAAACAAGGTTTGCCTTTCCATGGACATGACGAGTCATTGAGTTCCTCAAATAAAGGTAACTTTCTTGAATTGATTGAGTGGTATACCCAAAGAAATGATGAGGTTGCTAAGACAATGAATGAAAATGCCCCTGGAAATAATCAAATGAAATCTCCAACAGttcaaaaggatttaacacgTGCTTGTGCTGCTGAAGTCACAAATTTCATTCTTAATGATATAAAAGACAATATATTTTCTCTTATGGTTGATGAGTGTCGAGACATTTTAGTCAAAGAGCATATGGGAGTTATTTTAAGATACGTGAACAAAAATGGATGTGTTATTGAAAGATTTCTTGCTATTGTACATGTGTCTGATACTTCTGCTATTTCTTTGAAGAAGGCTATTGATGAATTATTTGCAAAACATAAGTTGTCATTATCAAGATTGAGAGGTCAAGGATACGACAGAGCTTCAAATATGCGAGGTGAGTATAATGGATTGAAGGCTCATATATTGAAGGAAAATTCATCTGCAAG TTGCAAAAGCAATCGAATTGTGAGTGATTTCTTCCAATATGTTACTATGATTGTGAATATTACTGGTGCTTCATGcaaaagaaaagataagtttAGACAACTTGAACATGATAAACTTGTAGAATGTTTGGAGAAAGGAGATATTGTTAGTG TGCTTGAAAATGTGTATGATGATGACACTAATGATGATAATAATGGTATCACCGCCAGTTTGATTGATAATATGGAGAGTTATGAATTTGTGTTTGTGATGCATTTGATGAAATCTTTATTGGGAATCACAAATGAATTATCGCTTGCCTTACAACAAAAGGATCAAAACATTGTACTGGCTATTAGTTTGATCAAGACAATGACAGTTCGATTACAAAAATTGAGAGAGGAAGGATGGGAGAATCTTTTGAATGTCGTCAACAAATTTTGTAGTAACCATATGATCCCAATACCGAATATGGAAGAACATATGAGAACTCGTTGTCGCAGCAGGCGTAATGGACAAATGATTACTAATTTTCATCACTATCGTGTTGAAATTTTTTGTGAG GTTCTTGATATGATGGTTCAAGAGATGAATAATCGATTTTCAGAATCAAGTACGGAGGTACTTACCTGCATTGCTTGCTTAGATCCAAACGACTCTTTTTCTCAATTTAATATTGGTAAGTTACTCCGCCTTGCTGAACTTTATCCGGAGGACTTTTCATTGACCGATTGTGTAATACTTGAGGACCAACTTGAGACTTACTTTCAAAATGTGCGAGGTGAATTTTCTATGATTGAAGATTTGGGAAGTCTTGCTAAAAAGATGGTTGAAACGGGCAAGAATACAGTTTTTTCATTGGTTTATCGTTTGATTGAGTTAGCATTGGTTTTACCAGTTGCAACTGCTTCTGTTGAAAGGGTTTTTTCTGCTATGAAAATTATCAAGATTGATTTGCGTAATAGGATGGGGGATGAGTGGATGAATGCCAGTTTAGTAGTACACATCGAGAAGGATATTTTTTCCACAATTAAAAATGAACAAATTTTACAACATTTTCAACAGATGAACACTCGTAGGATATAG